GACGGCTCGAAGATCCGTGGCGCCGATGCCGCCGAGCACGCCGGTTGCCTGGTCGCCCTGGCGTTGTTGAGCGATCTGCAGCAGCCGGTGGACGCCGCACTCGTCGCCGAACAGCGCCAGGCGCTCAAGGTGATGGACGCGTTTCGCCTCGGCCTGGCCCAGGCGTTTCCCTGGCCGGCGGCACAGGCCAAGGCCTTGCCGGACGAGGCCATCGTTTGCCGCTGCGAGATGATCAGCGCCGGCGAGCTGCGCCGTACCGTCAGCGAAAAGGGCGCCTGTGAAGTCAACCGGGCCAAGGCGTTCAGCCGGGTCGGCATGGGCCGCTGCCAGGGTCGCTATTGTTCCCAGGCCGGGGCCGAAGTGATTGCAGCCGCAGCGGGTGTCCAGGTGCAGGAGGTGGGGCGCCAGCGCGGTCAGGCGCCGGTCAAACCGCTTTCGATGCTCACTCGGGAGGTGACGCCATGACGGTCAATAATAAAGCCGACGTGGTGATTGTCGGCGGCGGCCTGATGGGCTCGGCGGCAGCGTTTTTCCTGCGCCAACGGGGGCAGTCGGTGATCCTGCTGGAGCGTGACCAGATCGGGCAGTACGCCAGCGGCGTGAACTTCGGCAACGTGCGGCGCCAGGGGCGTTTTCTCGGGCAACTGGAACTGGCGAACCGGTCCTGGGCACTGTGGAAACGCCTGCCGGAACTGATCGACGACGACCTGGAGTTCATCGCCAGCGGGCATATGCGCGTGTGTTATCGCGAGGATGAAATACCCGAGCTCGAGGCTTACGCAGCGGCTCCGGAAGCGGCGGAGTTGGACTTGCAGATCTATCGCGGCAGCGAGCTGCATGCGCGTTTTCCGTTTCTCGGCAAGGACGTCAAGGGCGGTTCCTATGCGCCGCACGACGGTCACGCCAACCCGCGCCTGGCGGCCCCGGCGTTCGCCCGGGCGGCACGGCGGCTCGGTGCGCGCATCGAGGAGCGCACCGAGGTGGCCGAGGTACAGAAGCTTGGTGACGGGTTCAGCATCAGCACCACCGACGGTCGCCAGTTCAGCGCTGCCCAACTGTTGATTACCGCGGGCGCTTGGGGCCAGAAGCTCTCGGCGCAATTCGACGAGCCGGTGCCGCTGGAGACCAACGGCCCGCAAATGGCCGTTACCGAGCCGGTGCCTTATGCCTTGCCGACGGTGATCGGTGTGTACACCAAGATTCCCGAAGAGGTGATCTATTTCCGCCAGATTCCCCGAGGCAATATCGTCATCGGCGGCGGCTATCGCAGCAAGCCGGACATGCTCAACCGCCGGGCCTATGTCGAGCCGCGCAGCATCCTCAACCAGTTGGACCAGATGCGCCGCCTGCTGCCGGGTGTCGGCAATCTCAACATCATTCGCGTGTGGAGCGGCATCGAAGGCTACCTACCCGATTCGCTGCCGGTGATGGGGCCCAGTGGCAACGTCGATGGCTTGTACTATGCGTTCGGCTTCAGCGGCCATGGCTTCCAGCTCGGTCCGGGCGTTGGC
The sequence above is drawn from the Pseudomonas sp. St316 genome and encodes:
- a CDS encoding FAD-binding oxidoreductase; this encodes MTVNNKADVVIVGGGLMGSAAAFFLRQRGQSVILLERDQIGQYASGVNFGNVRRQGRFLGQLELANRSWALWKRLPELIDDDLEFIASGHMRVCYREDEIPELEAYAAAPEAAELDLQIYRGSELHARFPFLGKDVKGGSYAPHDGHANPRLAAPAFARAARRLGARIEERTEVAEVQKLGDGFSISTTDGRQFSAAQLLITAGAWGQKLSAQFDEPVPLETNGPQMAVTEPVPYALPTVIGVYTKIPEEVIYFRQIPRGNIVIGGGYRSKPDMLNRRAYVEPRSILNQLDQMRRLLPGVGNLNIIRVWSGIEGYLPDSLPVMGPSGNVDGLYYAFGFSGHGFQLGPGVGDVMAELISTGSTRTFIEPFSIRRFALCAEQRSKAS